A genome region from Acipenser ruthenus chromosome 29, fAciRut3.2 maternal haplotype, whole genome shotgun sequence includes the following:
- the LOC117397977 gene encoding diphosphoinositol polyphosphate phosphohydrolase 1 produces the protein MLSSPLRRFHGSKLNSGHRLENIISVPPCVGIKATRIAQCSRKWRQCRRCARVWENEAEEKQFLLVKTWAFCLRTFSREPRCFQGFLVRVTVPKMMKLKSNQTRTYDGEGYKKRAACLCFRSESEEEVLLVSSSRHPDKWIVPGGGMEPDEEPNVAAVREVCEEAGVKGTLGRLVGVFENRDRKHRTYVYVLVVTEVLKDWEDSVNIGRKREWFKIDDAIKVLQCHKPVQASYFEAFQQDCLTSNGTPLVATLAGEIAPAYSINQSSVSGIR, from the exons ATGCTTAGCTCTCCGCTGCGCAGATTCCACGGCTCAAAGCTGAATTCTGGCCACAGGTTAGAGAACATTATTAGCGTACCGCCGTGTGTTGGAATCAAGGCTACGCGGATTGCGCAGTGCTCCCGAAAATGGCGGCAGTGCCGGAGATGCGCTCGGGTTTGGGAAAATGAAGCGGAGGAGAAGCAGTTTCTATTAGTAAAGACCTGGGCTTTCTGTTTGCGGACTTTTAGTCGAGAGCCGCGGTGTTTCCAAGGGTTTTTGGTTCGAGTTACGGTCCCCAAAATGATGAAGCTCAAGTCTAACCAGACCCGGACCTACGACGGGGAGGGCTACAAGAAGCGTGCGGCCTGCTTGTGCTTTAGAAGCGAGAGTGAAGAGGAG GTGTTGCTGGTGAGCAGTAGCCGACACCCGGATAAATGGATCGTTCCCGGAGGGGGGATGGAACCGGATGAGGAACCTAACGTGGCCGCAGTCCGGGAGGTGTGCGAGGAG GCTGGTGTGAAAGGGACATTAGGACGATTAGTAGGTGTTTTTGAG AACCGTGACAGGAAACACAGAACGTACGTCTATGTTCTTGTAGTAACTGAGGTTCTGAAAGACTGGGAGGACTCTGTAAATATTG GGAGAAAAAGGGAATGGTTTAAAATAGACGATGCCATAAAAGTGCTGCAGTGTCACAAGCCGGTGCAGGCCTCGTACTTTGAAGCTTTCCAGCAAGACTGTCTGACCAGTAACGGGACGCCGCTGGTAGCCACGCTAGCCGGGGAAATAGCCCCCGCCTACAGCATCAACCAGAGCTCTGTCTCTGGGATCAGATAA
- the LOC117964456 gene encoding suppressor of cytokine signaling 2-like, with protein MGHVHCVSKIPDTDAHSPDLPYFKRAVGHRQVPDSSTLSPPVNPASDPLEPGPMVLPNLLVIPEKLLTAARFKDPSFGSPQRETTEDLIRVASAMTHLELSGWYWGSITAAQAKELLNEAAEGTFLLRDSSNPGYLLTLSVKTSLGPTHLRIEYSGGAFCFDSMVVARPRLRKFNGVVDLLQHYALTCLRAASAQEERESDPSSTATVPPKETSLQLKLTRPLYVETPSLQHLCRVAINQSSRNNTDLPLPPRLKGYLQEYPFYL; from the exons ATGGGGCATGTGCATTGCGTCTCAAAGATCCCGGACACTGACGCACACTCACCCGACTTACCGTACTTCAAGCGGGCTGTGGGCCACAGACAAGTCCCCGACTCATCAACGCTCTCGCCGCCAGTGAATCCCGCTTCTGACCCGCTGGAGCCCGGCCCGATGGTTCTGCCTAACCTGCTCGTCATCCCTGAGAAATTGCTTACTGCAGCCCGCTTTAAAGACCCTAGTTTCGGCTCGCCACAGAGAGAAACCACGGAAGACCTAATCAGGGTGGCCTCTGCCATGACCCACCTCGAACTGTCTG GCTGGTACTGGGGTTCGATCACTGCGGCACAAGCCAAGGAGCTTCTAAACGAGGCTGCAGAGGGGACCTTCCTGCTGAGAGACAGCTCTAACCCAGGGTACCTGCTTACCCTCTCCGTGAAGACCAGCCTGGGACCGACCCACCTCCGCATCGAGTACTCGGGGGGGGCTTTCTGCTTTGACTCCATGGTCGTGGCACGACCCAGGCTGCGGAAATTCAATGGGGTggtggacctgcttcagcactATGCCCTCACCTGCCTGCGAGCCGCAAGTGCCCAGGAGGAGCGGGAATCTGACCCGTCTTCCACAGCCACGGTGCCACCAAAAGAGACCTCCCTTCAGCTGAAACTCACCCGCCCCCTGTATGTGGAGACCCCGAGCCTCCAGCACCTGTGCAGGGTGGCCATTAACCAGAGCTCCCGAAACAACACGGACCTGCCTCTGCCCCCCAGGCTGAAGGGCTATCTTCAAGAATACCCCTTTTACCTGTAG
- the LOC117397991 gene encoding small ribosomal subunit protein eS10 — MAPSSVTCCRTSNSISCHINLSCAHAPSFPAPVPQQAVEMLMPKKNRIAIYELLFKEGVMVAKKDVHLAKHPELADKNVPNLHVMKAMQSLKSTGYVKEQFAWRHFYWYLTNEGIQYLRDFLHLPPEIVPATLRRQTRPETARPRPKGLEGERPARLARGEADRDTYRRSAAPPGADKKAEAGAGAATEFQFRGGFGRGRGQPPQ, encoded by the exons ATGGCGCCGTCCTCAGTGACGTGCTGTCGTACGTCAAACTCCATTTCCTGCCATATAAATCTGAGCTGTGCGCATGCTCCCTCCTTTCCGGCTCCGGTTCCACAGCAAGCTGTAGAG ATGTTGATGCCCAAGAAGAACCGCATTGCTATCTATGAGCTCCTCTTCAAGGAGGGGGTCATGGTGGCCAAGAAGGATGTGCATTTGGCCAAGCACCCCGAGCTGGCTGACAAGAACGTGCCCAACCTGCACGTAATGAAGGCCATGCAG TCTCTGAAATCCACCGGCTACGTCAAGGAGCAGTTTGCCTGGCGCCACTTCTACTGGTACCTGACCAATGAGGGCATCCAGTACCTGCGTGACTTCCTGCACCTACCCCCTGAAATCGTACCAGCTACCCTCCGGCGCCAGACCCGCCCTGAGACTGCCAGGCCCAGGCCTAAAG GTCTGGAGGGAGAGCGCCCTGCTCGTCTGGCCCGTGGAGAGGCAGACAGAGACACATACAGACGCTCCGCAGCTCCAC CTGGTGCTGATAAGAAGGCAGAGGCTGGTGCTGGAGCAGCAACCGAATTCCAGTTC AGAGGTGGGTTTGGACGTGGCCGTGGACAGCCGCCTCAGTAA